A single Streptomyces sp. Edi2 DNA region contains:
- a CDS encoding DUF3037 domain-containing protein, which translates to MTGLHNGRDVFEYALLKVVPRVERGEMINAGVVVYCHARRFVEARTYLDEARLLALDPTTDVAGVRAALGAVEGVCQGGERAGQAAGEDAGRRFRWLMAPRSTIVQPGPVHTGLTTDPAAEAERLMELLVR; encoded by the coding sequence GTGACCGGTCTGCACAACGGGCGCGATGTTTTCGAGTACGCGCTGCTGAAGGTCGTACCCCGGGTCGAGCGCGGCGAGATGATCAATGCCGGTGTGGTCGTCTACTGCCACGCCCGGCGCTTCGTCGAGGCCAGGACCTATCTGGACGAGGCCCGGCTGCTGGCCCTGGATCCCACGACCGACGTGGCCGGGGTGCGGGCCGCGCTCGGTGCCGTCGAGGGCGTCTGCCAGGGCGGCGAGCGGGCCGGACAGGCGGCGGGGGAGGATGCGGGACGCCGTTTCCGCTGGCTGATGGCACCGCGCAGCACCATCGTCCAGCCGGGCCCGGTGCACACCGGCCTGACCACCGATCCCGCTGCCGAGGCCGAGCGGCTGATGGAGTTGTTGGTGCGCTGA
- a CDS encoding HipA family kinase: MLTEVMATRYVTPLREGGSLPGIVEADDLGTYVMKFTGAGQGRKTLVAEVICGELGRRLGLRVPDLVRMQLDPVIGLGEPDQEVQELLKASGGLNLGMDYLPGALGFDPLAFEVSAREAGRVVWFDALINNVDRSWRNPNLLVWHGELWLIDHGAAMIWHHNWPSAQKASARPYNASDHVLATFGPDVAAAAEEFVPLITEELLTGIAADVPDEWLADEPGFDSPDALRQAYVSTLLARAGTISERITLGEPTEDKPSQAPEWLAARLVRRAVK, encoded by the coding sequence ATGCTGACCGAAGTCATGGCGACCCGCTATGTCACGCCATTGCGTGAGGGTGGATCGCTTCCGGGGATTGTCGAGGCCGACGATCTCGGTACGTACGTCATGAAGTTCACCGGTGCCGGGCAGGGGCGGAAGACGCTCGTTGCCGAGGTCATCTGTGGGGAGCTGGGCCGGCGGCTCGGGCTGCGGGTGCCGGATCTGGTGCGGATGCAGCTCGATCCCGTCATCGGGCTGGGGGAGCCGGACCAGGAAGTCCAGGAGCTGCTGAAGGCCAGTGGCGGGCTCAATCTGGGGATGGATTACCTCCCCGGGGCGCTGGGCTTCGATCCGCTCGCCTTCGAGGTGAGTGCGCGCGAGGCGGGCCGAGTGGTGTGGTTCGATGCCCTGATCAATAACGTCGACCGGTCCTGGCGCAATCCGAATCTGCTGGTCTGGCACGGCGAACTGTGGCTGATCGACCATGGCGCGGCGATGATCTGGCACCACAACTGGCCGAGTGCGCAGAAGGCTTCGGCCCGGCCGTACAACGCTTCCGACCATGTGCTGGCCACCTTCGGGCCGGATGTCGCGGCGGCGGCCGAGGAGTTCGTTCCGCTGATCACCGAGGAACTGCTGACCGGGATCGCGGCCGACGTGCCGGACGAATGGCTGGCCGACGAGCCCGGCTTTGATTCCCCGGACGCGCTGCGCCAGGCGTATGTGAGCACGCTGCTGGCCCGGGCAGGAACGATCAGTGAGCGGATCACCCTCGGGGAGCCCACCGAGGACAAGCCCTCGCAGGCACCGGAATGGCTGGCCGCACGGCTGGTACGGAGGGCAGTGAAGTGA
- a CDS encoding ABC transporter ATP-binding protein, with translation MSADEAAAGPSPRQRADLPGPRQEPLGLPPAAAPTAPGDGDVADELEEAYWSVYDGAAAKSTVGEVLVRLPRIVGQIGRLAWQADRSATLAVVVLQLLSAAMAAFGLVASVGVLRELFGHGPTPDKVRSAVPQILLVVGFLSARALLEAGVAVAQARVTPKIRTALECDFLRLTAHVRLEVVDDADWHDDAYRASDRGLFYARQIVGQVVTLASTLLGLIGTAGVLTSLHPALLPLLLLSVLPVGAAAVRTARARFHSFKRWNALQRRVRVFSWLLLERDAAAELRSDTAQNAILDEHRRLTARIAEEDTHLGVSSAVLTLAGRAVGGLGTGVTYAALGAMLIAGWLPLAAGAGAVLAIQTGQTALTRFVDVAHLVYEHAMWVDDLLTFQERCRGLQPRRRALSAPATVAALTLEDVGFTYPGKETPALSGVSMTLRAGETVAFVGVNGSGKSTCSRLIAGLYEAGEGTVRWDGVDVRDMDSESLQARVATVLQDPVHFPFSALANLTVSRGTLTETDPQRALDAARASGAEQVIAGLPGTWQAVLSKRFRGGQELSAGQWAKIAVARGLYKNAPVLLLDEPTASMDPKAEHAVYQAVLRDKARSDQITVLISHRLASVVECDRIFVFDGGRITEAGSHQQLMALGGDYAQMFTLQAAGYQGAVSAPSDSGPRTVHP, from the coding sequence ATGAGTGCGGACGAAGCAGCCGCGGGCCCGTCACCGCGGCAGCGCGCGGACCTGCCCGGCCCCCGTCAGGAGCCGCTGGGCCTTCCGCCGGCAGCTGCGCCCACCGCGCCGGGGGACGGTGATGTCGCCGACGAGCTCGAAGAGGCGTACTGGTCGGTCTACGACGGCGCCGCGGCCAAGTCGACGGTCGGCGAAGTCCTGGTGCGGCTGCCGCGCATCGTGGGACAGATCGGCCGGCTGGCGTGGCAGGCCGACCGCTCGGCCACGCTTGCCGTCGTCGTACTGCAGCTGCTCTCCGCGGCCATGGCGGCCTTCGGGCTGGTCGCCTCGGTAGGCGTGCTGCGGGAGCTGTTCGGCCACGGGCCGACGCCGGACAAGGTCCGCAGCGCGGTGCCGCAGATCCTGCTCGTGGTGGGCTTCCTGTCCGCACGGGCGCTCCTTGAGGCCGGCGTCGCCGTCGCGCAGGCACGGGTGACGCCGAAGATCCGCACCGCACTGGAATGCGACTTCCTGCGGCTGACCGCACATGTGCGGCTGGAGGTCGTCGACGATGCCGACTGGCACGACGACGCCTACCGCGCCTCCGACCGCGGCCTGTTCTACGCCCGTCAGATCGTCGGCCAGGTCGTCACCCTGGCCTCCACCCTCCTCGGGCTGATCGGCACAGCCGGCGTCCTCACCTCGCTGCACCCCGCTCTGCTCCCCCTGCTCCTGCTGTCCGTCCTGCCGGTGGGTGCCGCCGCCGTACGCACCGCGCGGGCCCGGTTCCACAGCTTCAAGCGGTGGAACGCCCTCCAGCGCCGGGTACGGGTCTTCTCCTGGCTGCTGCTGGAACGTGACGCCGCCGCCGAACTGCGCTCCGACACCGCCCAGAACGCCATCCTGGACGAGCACCGCCGGCTCACCGCCCGGATCGCCGAGGAGGACACCCACCTCGGCGTGAGTTCCGCCGTACTGACGCTGGCCGGCCGTGCCGTGGGCGGCCTCGGGACCGGTGTCACCTATGCCGCGCTGGGAGCCATGCTGATCGCCGGGTGGCTGCCCCTCGCCGCCGGCGCCGGCGCCGTCCTGGCCATCCAGACCGGGCAGACCGCGCTCACGCGCTTCGTGGACGTGGCACACCTGGTCTACGAGCACGCCATGTGGGTCGACGACCTCCTGACCTTCCAGGAACGCTGCCGTGGACTGCAACCCCGTCGGCGGGCACTGTCCGCCCCCGCCACCGTCGCCGCCCTCACCCTGGAGGACGTCGGCTTCACCTACCCCGGCAAGGAGACGCCCGCCCTCAGCGGTGTCTCGATGACGCTGCGCGCCGGAGAGACGGTCGCCTTCGTGGGCGTCAACGGCTCCGGGAAAAGCACCTGTTCACGGCTGATCGCCGGACTGTACGAGGCAGGTGAAGGCACCGTGCGCTGGGACGGGGTGGACGTGCGGGACATGGACTCCGAGTCGCTACAAGCGCGCGTCGCGACCGTGCTGCAGGACCCGGTGCACTTCCCCTTCAGCGCCCTGGCGAACCTCACGGTCTCCCGCGGCACGCTCACCGAGACCGACCCCCAGCGGGCGTTGGACGCGGCGCGGGCCTCGGGAGCCGAGCAGGTCATCGCCGGTCTGCCGGGCACCTGGCAGGCGGTGCTGTCCAAACGGTTCCGGGGCGGCCAGGAGCTGTCGGCCGGGCAGTGGGCGAAGATCGCCGTCGCACGCGGGCTGTACAAGAACGCCCCCGTACTCCTGCTCGACGAACCGACCGCGAGTATGGACCCGAAGGCCGAACACGCCGTCTACCAGGCGGTATTGCGGGACAAGGCCCGGTCCGACCAGATCACCGTACTCATCTCGCACCGGCTGGCGAGCGTCGTCGAATGCGACCGGATCTTCGTCTTCGACGGCGGCCGGATCACCGAAGCCGGCTCACACCAGCAACTCATGGCCCTCGGTGGCGACTACGCCCAGATGTTCACCCTCCAGGCAGCCGGCTACCAGGGGGCCGTGTCCGCCCCGTCCGACTCCGGACCGAGGACGGTACATCCGTGA
- a CDS encoding NUDIX domain-containing protein: protein MTEQSAPTDAALPHQLPQANASTLIYNGAGAYLLHLRDDIPGIWEPGAWSLLGGGREPGDRSLEETARRELREEAGLELPDLAPFAVEQARGSDGGIVPIQIFTGRWEGDPATLNLTEGIMLHWFRPEVMPRLRMAPSTRNLIRRHAELLRRNGLETAAQGGARNSSPVDRPSPLSPPPEAEEPFSAADRPSPGETT, encoded by the coding sequence GTGACCGAACAATCCGCACCGACCGACGCGGCCCTGCCCCACCAGTTGCCGCAGGCGAACGCATCGACGCTGATCTACAACGGGGCCGGCGCATACCTACTGCACCTGCGGGACGACATCCCTGGCATCTGGGAGCCAGGAGCGTGGTCCCTGCTCGGCGGCGGACGCGAACCGGGCGACCGTTCCCTGGAGGAGACCGCCAGACGAGAGCTGCGCGAGGAGGCCGGTCTGGAGCTCCCCGACCTCGCCCCCTTCGCCGTGGAGCAAGCCCGGGGCAGCGATGGCGGGATTGTCCCCATCCAGATCTTCACCGGCCGTTGGGAGGGCGACCCTGCGACGTTGAACCTGACCGAAGGCATCATGCTGCACTGGTTCCGGCCAGAGGTCATGCCGCGTCTGCGGATGGCCCCCTCGACCCGCAACCTCATCCGCCGCCACGCCGAACTGCTCCGCCGCAACGGCCTGGAAACCGCGGCCCAGGGGGGCGCCCGTAATAGCAGCCCGGTCGACCGGCCCAGCCCCCTTTCACCACCTCCGGAGGCGGAAGAACCGTTCTCGGCCGCCGACCGCCCTTCCCCTGGGGAGACAACATGA
- a CDS encoding NUDIX hydrolase, whose protein sequence is MSGTWLPPEQYIATLPKATVYDCLFVTDEADRPIQLRATRNPDLWQWPGGNMDPGQTPWQCALRECIEETGLRIAVDPRLLAVHFLPPLGQWTTHKIGFIFDGGRLAQQQINSIVLDPEEHTEVAVKSLDVWQKEMSPHSFARLDAVAQARGTGTVCYLEQTTLP, encoded by the coding sequence ATGAGTGGCACGTGGCTGCCTCCTGAGCAGTACATCGCGACCTTGCCCAAAGCCACCGTCTACGACTGTCTGTTCGTCACCGACGAGGCCGACCGCCCGATCCAGCTGCGCGCTACGCGCAACCCTGACCTGTGGCAGTGGCCCGGCGGCAACATGGATCCGGGCCAAACGCCCTGGCAGTGCGCGCTCCGCGAGTGCATTGAAGAGACGGGCCTGCGCATCGCCGTTGACCCCCGCCTGCTGGCTGTTCACTTCCTGCCCCCACTCGGGCAGTGGACCACCCACAAGATCGGCTTCATCTTCGACGGCGGCCGACTGGCCCAGCAGCAGATCAACAGCATCGTCCTGGACCCCGAAGAACACACCGAGGTCGCTGTCAAGTCATTGGACGTGTGGCAGAAGGAGATGTCCCCGCACTCCTTCGCCCGGCTCGATGCGGTCGCCCAGGCCCGCGGCACCGGCACGGTGTGCTATCTGGAGCAGACCACCTTGCCTTAG